From Drosophila nasuta strain 15112-1781.00 chromosome X, ASM2355853v1, whole genome shotgun sequence, one genomic window encodes:
- the LOC132796741 gene encoding ras-related protein RabX-like, with protein MQMELELELEMENENENEKASISNEKYNNSNSNNNGNTGHNANSSNRGTMWRPWPLNTTE; from the coding sequence aTGCagatggagttggagttggagttggagatggaaaacgaaaacgagaacgaaaaGGCGAGCATAAGCAATGAGaagtacaacaacagcaacagcaacaataatggAAACACAGGTCATAATGCGAACAGTTCAAACCGAGGCACAATGTGGCGCCCCTGG